The following proteins are encoded in a genomic region of Planktothrix agardhii NIES-204:
- a CDS encoding helicase domain protein, whose protein sequence is MATPTPIPDPGQLVEVRGRRFSVIDVESSSLPQNPLTLSFTFSKHHLVTLTSVEDDGLGEELQVIWELEPGACIYESKELPYPDGFDAPERLDAFLDAVRWGASSSADVRSVQSPFRSGVDIEDYQLDPVVRAIQMPRVNLLVADDVGLGKTIEAGLVAQELILRQRVQRILIICPSSLQIQWQEQMRDKFGLEFRIVNRDLMRDLRRNRGLHVNPWTHFPRLISSIDFLKRDRPLRLFREALPSEGESIYPRRFDLLIVDEAHNIAPSGGGNYAIDSQRTAAIRLIEPHFEHKLFLTATPHNGYPESFTALLELLDSQRFARGVAPDQNQLQVVMVRRLKSEITDWDGTPRFPERQLEAISVNYSDAEREANRLLTQYTQLRRKNPQNQVELTATEFVLKLLKKRLFSSPMAFLTTLEKHDQTLQKAKPRTSRTVSKPTPGILRRQLDLIDEEFGDDDLYETTTEDAIATTSSLFRELTPEERTILNRLKQWAEAASPVPDSKAKELLNWIQTYIKPNNQWSTERVIIFTEYRTTQKWLYELLATQGLAENDRLMTLYGGMKAEDRERIKAAFQASPELSNVRILLATDAASEGLDLQNHCSRLIHYEIPWNPNRMEQRNGRIDRHGQKAQQVSIYHFVGKSYSQQSTVGLSPGELEGDLEFLMRAALKVNNIREDLGKVGLVIAIQVEEAMLGKRQTLDTTKAEKESEPVRRLLKFERKIREQIQKLKEQLDETRTSLRLDPSNIESVVKVGLELAGQPPLIPYKDYPSAFILPPLKGSWAGCSQGLAHPHTGEIRPIVFDPNLTRGRDDLVLIHLNHRLVQMCLRLLRAEVWSREGNKNLHRVTIKVVPNSILEYPAVVAYGRLVILGSDQHRLHEELITAGGTLEQGKFNPLKVMKLENVIQSAIPNLVSDEMKERLVKAWNQYTHPLMKQLEKRMGDRRTSLEKSLQDRCDKEVGDIKAILTELQRSIEQELNEPDFVQLELFTSIEKDQLERNRNSLKLRLEQIPKEIERETTAIYSRFSNPKARLFPIAITYFIPQKLK, encoded by the coding sequence ATGGCAACCCCAACCCCGATTCCAGACCCAGGGCAACTTGTAGAGGTGCGAGGAAGACGATTTTCAGTCATTGATGTCGAATCTTCTTCCCTTCCTCAAAACCCCTTAACCCTAAGTTTTACCTTCTCTAAACACCATTTAGTTACCCTCACTTCAGTCGAAGATGATGGTTTAGGAGAAGAACTGCAAGTCATCTGGGAACTGGAACCTGGGGCTTGTATTTATGAATCTAAAGAACTGCCCTATCCCGATGGGTTTGATGCGCCAGAACGATTAGATGCCTTTCTCGATGCTGTGCGTTGGGGAGCTTCCTCCAGTGCTGATGTCCGTTCTGTACAATCTCCCTTTCGCAGTGGCGTTGATATTGAAGATTACCAACTTGACCCCGTTGTGAGAGCGATTCAAATGCCCAGGGTAAATCTTTTGGTCGCCGATGATGTGGGGTTAGGAAAAACCATAGAAGCGGGATTAGTCGCCCAAGAATTAATTTTACGCCAACGAGTTCAACGCATTTTAATCATTTGCCCATCTTCTCTGCAAATCCAATGGCAAGAACAAATGCGGGATAAATTCGGTTTAGAGTTTCGGATTGTCAATCGAGACTTAATGCGAGACTTAAGAAGAAATCGGGGACTGCACGTTAATCCTTGGACACATTTTCCTCGGTTAATTTCATCAATTGATTTTCTCAAACGAGATCGACCCTTACGCTTATTTCGAGAAGCTCTACCCAGTGAAGGGGAATCGATTTATCCCCGTCGTTTTGATTTATTAATTGTCGATGAAGCTCATAATATTGCCCCATCAGGCGGGGGAAATTATGCCATTGATTCTCAACGCACCGCAGCAATTCGTTTAATTGAACCCCATTTTGAACATAAACTTTTTCTAACCGCCACGCCCCATAACGGTTATCCTGAAAGTTTTACTGCTTTATTAGAATTATTGGATTCTCAACGATTTGCCCGAGGCGTTGCACCAGACCAGAATCAATTACAAGTCGTTATGGTGCGACGGTTAAAATCAGAAATTACCGATTGGGATGGCACACCCCGCTTCCCGGAACGACAATTAGAAGCCATTTCCGTTAACTATAGCGACGCTGAACGCGAAGCGAATCGCTTGTTAACTCAATATACTCAATTACGACGAAAAAATCCCCAGAACCAAGTCGAATTAACAGCTACAGAATTTGTTTTAAAACTATTGAAAAAACGCCTATTTTCTTCGCCAATGGCATTTTTAACAACGTTAGAAAAACATGATCAAACTCTACAAAAAGCTAAACCTCGCACCTCTCGTACTGTCTCCAAACCGACACCTGGAATTTTACGCCGTCAGTTAGATCTGATTGATGAAGAATTTGGGGATGATGATTTGTATGAAACCACAACAGAGGATGCGATCGCTACTACTTCTTCCTTATTTCGAGAACTAACCCCTGAAGAAAGAACAATCCTCAATCGCTTAAAACAATGGGCAGAAGCCGCTTCTCCGGTTCCTGATTCTAAAGCCAAAGAACTCCTGAATTGGATTCAAACCTATATTAAACCCAATAATCAATGGTCTACGGAACGGGTCATTATTTTCACCGAATATCGCACCACCCAAAAATGGTTATATGAACTTTTAGCCACCCAAGGACTCGCGGAAAATGACCGTTTAATGACCCTCTATGGAGGAATGAAAGCAGAAGACCGAGAACGAATTAAAGCCGCCTTCCAAGCCAGTCCAGAACTGTCTAATGTCCGCATTCTCCTGGCTACCGATGCCGCTTCCGAAGGCTTAGATTTACAAAATCATTGTTCTCGTTTAATTCATTATGAAATTCCTTGGAACCCGAACCGCATGGAACAACGAAACGGCCGTATTGACCGTCATGGACAAAAAGCCCAACAAGTGAGTATTTATCATTTTGTCGGCAAAAGTTATTCTCAACAATCAACTGTTGGGTTATCCCCTGGAGAATTAGAAGGGGATTTAGAATTTTTAATGCGGGCGGCTTTAAAAGTAAATAACATCCGTGAAGATTTAGGAAAAGTAGGGCTAGTAATTGCTATCCAAGTCGAAGAAGCGATGTTAGGAAAACGCCAAACCCTGGACACCACGAAAGCCGAAAAAGAAAGTGAACCTGTGCGACGGTTATTGAAATTTGAACGGAAAATCCGCGAACAAATTCAGAAATTAAAAGAACAATTAGATGAAACCCGCACTAGCTTAAGATTAGATCCCAGTAATATTGAATCTGTGGTTAAAGTGGGTTTAGAATTAGCCGGACAGCCCCCGTTAATCCCTTATAAAGACTATCCTTCAGCTTTTATTCTTCCCCCCTTAAAAGGCAGTTGGGCAGGGTGCAGTCAAGGGTTAGCCCATCCCCACACCGGAGAAATTCGCCCCATTGTTTTTGACCCTAATTTAACGAGAGGACGGGACGATTTGGTTTTAATTCATTTGAACCATCGCTTAGTTCAGATGTGTTTACGCTTACTCCGAGCGGAGGTTTGGTCACGGGAAGGAAATAAAAACTTACATCGGGTGACGATTAAAGTTGTTCCAAATTCAATCTTAGAATATCCGGCTGTTGTAGCTTACGGGCGATTAGTCATTTTAGGGAGTGACCAACATCGGTTACATGAAGAATTAATCACCGCCGGGGGAACCTTAGAACAAGGAAAATTTAACCCGTTAAAGGTGATGAAATTGGAAAACGTGATTCAATCTGCAATTCCTAATTTGGTTTCGGACGAAATGAAAGAACGGTTGGTTAAGGCGTGGAATCAATATACTCATCCCTTAATGAAACAATTAGAAAAACGAATGGGCGACCGCAGAACTTCCTTAGAAAAAAGCTTGCAAGACCGATGTGACAAAGAAGTAGGGGATATCAAGGCAATTTTAACTGAATTGCAACGGAGTATTGAACAAGAATTAAATGAACCGGATTTTGTTCAGTTAGAGTTATTTACTTCAATAGAAAAGGATCAGTTGGAACGCAATCGCAATAGTTTAAAATTAAGATTAGAACAAATTCCCAAAGAAATTGAACGAGAAACCACAGCGATTTATTCTCGATTTTCTAATCCAAAGGCTCGATTATTCCCCATTGCGATTACTTATTTTATTCCCCAAAAACTTAAATGA
- a CDS encoding HNH endonuclease yields the protein MSLNRYPDNWKELALAVKEAANWQCQRCGRLCLKPGEALPHTLKRRAYMLQVHHWNCDPGDNRLENLVALCSSCHLAYHCRSRGNISPGQLFLDLKL from the coding sequence ATGAGTTTAAATCGTTATCCTGATAATTGGAAAGAACTAGCTTTGGCGGTTAAGGAAGCGGCGAATTGGCAATGTCAACGATGTGGTCGTTTGTGTCTAAAACCTGGAGAAGCTTTACCTCATACCCTAAAACGTCGAGCTTATATGTTGCAAGTCCATCATTGGAATTGTGACCCTGGGGATAATCGTTTAGAAAATTTAGTGGCATTGTGTAGTAGTTGCCACCTAGCTTACCATTGTCGAAGTCGAGGAAATATCTCACCTGGGCAGTTATTCCTTGATTTAAAACTCTAA